From the genome of Glycine max cultivar Williams 82 chromosome 2, Glycine_max_v4.0, whole genome shotgun sequence, one region includes:
- the LOC100806252 gene encoding cytochrome P450 71D8-like, with product MEAQTYFLVIALFFLLHWLAKCYKSSVVSHKLPPGPKKLPIIGNLHQLAEAGSLPHHALRDLAKKYGPLMHLQLGEISAVVASSPKMAKEIVKTHDVSFLQRPHLVFGQMISYGGLGIAFAPYGDHWRQMRKMCATELLSAKRVQSFASIREDEAAKFINSIREAAGSPINLTSQIFSLICASISRVAFGGIYKEQDEFVVSLIRKIVESGGGFDLADVFPSIPFLYFITGKMAKLKKLHKQVDKVLENIIREHQEKKKIAKEDGAEVEDQDFIDLLLKIQQDDTMDIEMTTNNIKALILDIFAAGTDTSASTLEWAMAEMMRNPRVREKAQAELRQTFREKEIIHESDLEQLTYLKLVIKETFRVHPPTPLLLPRECSQPTIIDGYEIPTKTKVMVNAYAICKDPKYWTDAERFVPERFEDSSIDFKGNNFNYLPFGGGRRICPGMTLGLASIMLPLALLLYHFNWELPNKMKPEEMNMDEHFGLAIGRKNELHLVPLVSDH from the exons ATGGAAGCTCAAACCTACTTCTTGGTTATTGCCTTGTTCTTTCTATTGCATTGGCTTGCAAAATGTTACAAAAGTAGTGTCGTCTCTCACAAACTCCCACCAGGACCAAAGAAACTACCCATCATAGGGAATCTACATCAACTAGCAGAAGCAGGTTCACTTCCACACCATGCTCTCAGAGATCTTGCCAAAAAATATGGACCCCTCATGCACCTCCAACTTGGTGAAATTTCAGCAGTGGTTGCATCCTCCCCAAAGATGGCCAAGGAAATAGTGAAAACACATGATGTTTCTTTTCTTCAGAGACCCCATCTTGTTTTTGGTCAAATGATATCCTATGGGGGATTGGGCATTGCTTTTGCTCCATATGGTGATCACTGGAGACAAATGAGGAAAATGTGTGCCACGGAGCTTCTGAGCGCCAAAAGAGTTCAGTCTTTTGCTTCCATAAGAGAAGACGAGGCAGCAAAGTTTATCAACTCCATTCGCGAAGCAGCAGGTTCCCCAATCAATCTCACCAGTCAAATTTTCTCATTGATATGTGCCTCTATTTCCAGGGTAGCATTTGGTGGCATATACAAGGAGCAAGATGAGTTTGTTGTGTCTTTGATCCGAAAAATCGTAGAATCCGGGGGAGGATTTGACCTTGCTGACGTGTTTCCTTCAAttccatttttatatttcataactGGAAAGATGGCCAAATTGAAGAAGTTACACAAGCAGGTGGACAAGGTCTTAGAAAACATCATAAGAGAgcatcaagaaaagaagaaaattgcaAAAGAAGATGGAGCCGAAGTAGAGGACCAAGATTTTATTGATCTTCTTCTCAAAATCCAACAAGATGACACTATGGACATTGAAATGACAACTAACAACATCAAAGCTTTGATATTG gaCATATTTGCTGCTGGAACCGATACTTCAGCATCAACACTAGAGTGGGCTATGGCAGAAATGATGCGAAATCCAAGAGTAAGGGAGAAAGCACAAGCTGAATTGAGACAAACTTTTAGAGAAAAGGAAATAATTCATGAAAGTGATCTAGAGCAACTTACTTATTTAAAGTTGGTGATCAAAGAGACATTTAGGGTACACCCACCTACTCCTTTATTACTCCCTAGAGAATGTTCTCAACCAACCATCATTGATGGCTATGAAATACCTACCAAAACAAAAGTCATGGTAAATGCATATGCAATTTGTAAAGATCCCAAATATTGGACTGATGCCGAGAGGTTTGTCCCAGAAAGGTTCGAGGATAGTTCTATCGATTTCAAAGGGAATAACTTTAACTATCTCCCTTTTGGGGGAGGAAGAAGAATATGCCCAGGCATGACATTGGGTTTAGCTAGCATTATGCTTCCACTAGCTCTATTACTCTATCACTTCAACTGGGAACTCCCAAACAAGATGAAACCTGAGGAAATGAATATGGATGAACACTTCGGACTAGCTATTGGGAGGAAAAATGAATTGCATTTGGTTCCCCTTGTATCTGATCATTGA